The genomic region TGCATCAGCGAGCCCGCCACCGTAGCTTGTTTGATACGCCCCAGCCGTGACAGGGAAGTTGCCTCCTGAACTTGTCTGACCGATCACATACGCATTGTTGGATCCGTCCAAGGCAATCTTGTACCCAAGATCATTCCCACTCCCGCCCAGAAAGGTTGAATAGATGAGAGACGATCCGGTTGGATCAACTTTCGCGATAAAGGCATCCCCTCCTGCAAATGTTCCACCAGGACCACCAAAGGTAGTCTGGACTGCACCTAGCGTCGTAGGGAAATTGCTCGAGGCGGTATTCCCTGTCACATAGGCATTCCCAGGAGTGTCTAACGCAATCCCCCTCGCGAAGTCGTAGCTATTCCCGCCAAGATAGGTGGAATACAAAAGGGAGGTTCCCGTCGCGTTTAACGCTGTGACAAATCCGTCATTCGTGCCACCCCACGTGGTTTGAAGGGCTCCAAGAGTGGTAGGAAAATTGCCTGAGCCTGTCGTGCCGGCCACATATGCATTGCCCGCCTCGTCAACAGCGATCCCGAGGCCCGCTTCTAAATCATTTCCTCCGAGATACGTTGAATAAATCAATGTCGTGCCTGAGGAACCAAGCTTCGCGACAAACGCATCAGGGCCTCCGCCTGAGCTTGCCTGAAACACGCCAGGGGTAATGGGGAAATTAGCGGAACTGGTCACACCGGTCACATAGATGTTTCCCGCTACATCGACGGCAAGGCTGTTACCGACATCGTCTGAAGTGCCGCCGAGGAATGTGGAGAACACCCGGGCCGTGGCTGTTGAATTGAGCTTAACTACAAAGGCATCTGTAGTAGCTCCGCCGTAAGCAGGCTGGACAACACCGGCGGTGGTTGGAAAGTTTGTCGATTGTACTTCGCCCGTTATATAAGCATTACCTGACACGTCGATGGCTATGCTGTAGCCATAATCGGCATTGCTTCCGCCGATGTAGGTCGCGTAGACGAGTGTGGGGTCGATAATTAGTGGTCGACTTCTATCATACGCGCCCACCTCAAAGCTTACTTCCTGGTTGTCGGTGAGAATGTAGTGGGCGGAGATTTCCTCTCTTGCTCCATTCTTATCTTGAAAGGCTCGTGGGCGCTGCAGTTGCAGTGCCTTGCCCGCATGCAATCGCAAATCCCCATGGACGCCAATCTTCAACCGGTCGCTTCCGCCTACGACAAGTTTGATTGCACGAGGGTCTGCACCAGGCGCCACGACGAAGTCAAATTCGAGTTGTTGCTGGTTACCGTAATAGACGATGTCGATGCCTGGATATACTTGCGGCTGCACCACTTTCTCGTACATGCGAATACTAGTTCGCCACATTTCCGGGTTATTGCCGAGCAGATAGTTGACCTGACCAGTCAATTCGTCTGCACCGTTGAATGGAGTGGGAGCATTTCGTCCAGCCAACGTTAGCCTTAGAACAGTGCTTTCATCAAGTCGTGCAGTTTCCAAACCAGTCGCATTACGGTGATGCGAGAAACTAGGAGAGGAAGGTCGAAGTGTTAGCACGGTCTCATCGGGAGTCAAGAACACCGTGTATCCCGGACCGCGGGCTAAATATTTCACCTGTGAGTCAGTCTGCCCCTGGTTCGCTTCAAAGTTCAGAGGAAGCCGTCCGTAAGCGGATTTCACCTCTACCATTGAGGATGCTGGTCCGTCTGTAATCTTTGGAGCTGCCGCAATTTCATTCGACAACGTGAAACTCAGAGCAATAGCTAAAAGAATTCCCCTCAGGATTGCAGCCCCGCGACGGTTCCTCTGCATAGCTCGACCTCCTTGTTGTGAATGCATCCCACTGCGCCACTACCCAACTAGCGTGAGAGTTGCGTTGTTATTCAAAAACGACTGTCGTCGAACTGGATAAGCTCTAGAGAAGTAGACATGACGTGGGGGAACTTGTCTCGTCGACGAGGAGCAGACCATCATAGCGGAGGCTCTCTTGGAACCAGCTACTGTTGTCTGTATGTAGGCGCCGCCTTATGACATGCGTTCCTTGATGCGGTCAAGAGATTTCTGAGGCGTACGGTGAAGTTACTTTTTACAGAGAGCGACGAAGTGAAACTGGATCTTAGCAAGACGAGTCGAGATCTGTTTTGGGCAAGGGATAGCTCCATTTGATTCAATAAGTTGCCTATTGCATGTATTTTTGAGCACCGACACTCGACAGAAAGATTCGAGAACGCGAGGGCTGATAATACATGCTATTTTCTTCGTCGCGTCTTAATCACCGCCCAATCGTTCATCTCTTCGATCGGCTCCACTTTTCTAAACTACACGTATTATTTCTTCGAATTCTTCGAGCTTGTGGCCTCAATACTGCTTGACAATCTGACGCATCAACCGTAATGGATCGCGTCATCTGCTCTCGGTTCGTCCATTCACTCCCCCCTGTCAAAAGGAGGCATCATGCTAAAGCGCTTTCTCGGATCCATGGGAATCATTTTGGCTTGTACCATGCCCAGTTTCGCGGTCCCACTGGAAAGTTGGGACGACAAGATTCCGAACGGGAGTCAAAGGTTCAAAGTTTTATCAGAGTTCAATGACGAAGCGGTCTTGGACAAGGAAACTCAGCTGGTTTGGGAACGGGCTCCGTACTCACTTTCCTTTATCTGGAAAGATGCGAGAGGGTCTTGTCCATTCAAGATCATCGGTGGTCGACGAGGCTGGAGACTTCCGTCGTTTGTTGAGCTCATGAGTTTGGTCGACCCTACCGCCAATGCCAGCCCTCTCCTGCCACCTGGCCACCCATTCTCGAACATTCACGCGGTGCCAGGTGACTTCTATTGGTCAGCCACCACATCGGCTGATGTAACAACCGACGCATGGGAAGTCTTCTTCGGCCAAGGGACCACAGGCCCCGGTGACAAGATGCAGATGCATTTTGTTTGGTGTGTCCGTGGCCCCATGAATGCAGATCAGTACTAAGTTAAAGATAGCCAGCGGGAGGAACTCAACCAGCATCCATGACTCGAAGCACTTCACACACATCGAATGGAGTGAAGATTAAAAAGCGTACGTCCCTGTTTAGAGTCTTGGCGAGCGGTCCGGGGGCTCGCAACAAGATTGAGTCCGACATGATTTCATTCCCGCTTATCTCATAGGTTGTTGGCAGGTGGAGGGCCTTCGAGTGAAGACCTCCGATACGGGTGGCTATTTTGCCATCATTGGTCCACACAATTGGAGCGTATCAGCAGATGGGCAACAGTTGACATGGAATGGCTATGCACTGACTCGTGTCTCCGGTTCCGGGGTGACATATGTCGGCGTATGGAGTGGGACGGATGGAGACCCAATGG from Nitrospira japonica harbors:
- a CDS encoding DUF7948 domain-containing protein codes for the protein MQRNRRGAAILRGILLAIALSFTLSNEIAAAPKITDGPASSMVEVKSAYGRLPLNFEANQGQTDSQVKYLARGPGYTVFLTPDETVLTLRPSSPSFSHHRNATGLETARLDESTVLRLTLAGRNAPTPFNGADELTGQVNYLLGNNPEMWRTSIRMYEKVVQPQVYPGIDIVYYGNQQQLEFDFVVAPGADPRAIKLVVGGSDRLKIGVHGDLRLHAGKALQLQRPRAFQDKNGAREEISAHYILTDNQEVSFEVGAYDRSRPLIIDPTLVYATYIGGSNADYGYSIAIDVSGNAYITGEVQSTNFPTTAGVVQPAYGGATTDAFVVKLNSTATARVFSTFLGGTSDDVGNSLAVDVAGNIYVTGVTSSANFPITPGVFQASSGGGPDAFVAKLGSSGTTLIYSTYLGGNDLEAGLGIAVDEAGNAYVAGTTGSGNFPTTLGALQTTWGGTNDGFVTALNATGTSLLYSTYLGGNSYDFARGIALDTPGNAYVTGNTASSNFPTTLGAVQTTFGGPGGTFAGGDAFIAKVDPTGSSLIYSTFLGGSGNDLGYKIALDGSNNAYVIGQTSSGGNFPVTAGAYQTSYGGGLADAFVAAIDVTGMSLIYATYLGGNSFDLGYGIAVDGSSNAYVTGETSSSNFPTTPGAIQETSGGSNAYVTKVDPTGTTVVYSTFLGGSSSSGGQGITVDSSGNAYVTGYASSNFPTTPGVVQPTFAGNVDGFIAKISDANSPTSNFYLHGSGGNNNPIALFLNGANPSATTPKYRDSVGINFNKGNPWKEIGTWTASPSLSSGTLTAPSNLNIWVGLKNSDDQGTQFDVQAEVYKNSSLVAAGETRCVTGVTRNDNLAKQVAVAITTLLGGSFNGTSDVLSLKISTRIGTNADSTKCSGPGGSHNNATGLRVYFDSTSRPAALVGTFVP
- a CDS encoding Lcl C-terminal domain-containing protein — protein: MLKRFLGSMGIILACTMPSFAVPLESWDDKIPNGSQRFKVLSEFNDEAVLDKETQLVWERAPYSLSFIWKDARGSCPFKIIGGRRGWRLPSFVELMSLVDPTANASPLLPPGHPFSNIHAVPGDFYWSATTSADVTTDAWEVFFGQGTTGPGDKMQMHFVWCVRGPMNADQY